Proteins encoded by one window of Mycolicibacterium sp. ND9-15:
- a CDS encoding cation diffusion facilitator family transporter — translation MTPDGEPITRDHDHPADHDHSHGHGHHHDARGGRIGAALREVFAPHSHDASDSIDGALESSAAGIRAVKISLLALAATSVAQVLIVVISGSVALLADTIHNFSDALTAIPLWIAFALGTKAATRRYTYGFGRAEDLAGLFVIAMITLSAVVAGVESIRRLINPVPIQHVGWVAAAGLVGFIGNELVAVYRIRVGRRIGSIALVADGLHARTDGFTSLAVLFGAGGVALGFPLADPIIGLLITAAILAVLRTAVRDVFRRLMDGVDPTLVDAAEAALAAEPGVTAVRTIKMRWLGHRLHADAELDIDPATSLADAHRIAHGAEHTLTHALPKLSSALVHAYPAAP, via the coding sequence ATGACTCCTGACGGCGAACCGATCACCCGTGACCACGACCACCCGGCCGACCACGACCACAGTCACGGCCACGGACATCACCACGACGCGCGCGGCGGCAGAATCGGCGCCGCCCTACGGGAGGTGTTCGCCCCACACAGTCACGACGCATCGGACAGCATCGACGGAGCGCTCGAGTCCAGCGCCGCCGGCATCCGGGCGGTGAAGATCAGTCTGCTCGCGCTCGCCGCGACGTCGGTCGCGCAGGTGCTGATCGTGGTGATCTCGGGATCGGTTGCGCTACTCGCGGATACGATCCACAACTTCTCCGACGCCCTGACCGCCATTCCACTGTGGATCGCCTTCGCACTGGGCACCAAAGCCGCCACCCGGCGCTACACCTACGGTTTCGGCCGCGCCGAAGACCTCGCCGGACTATTCGTCATCGCGATGATCACGCTGTCGGCCGTCGTCGCCGGCGTCGAATCGATCCGCCGCCTCATCAACCCCGTTCCCATCCAGCACGTCGGCTGGGTCGCCGCCGCGGGACTGGTCGGGTTCATCGGCAACGAACTGGTCGCGGTCTACCGCATCCGCGTCGGTCGCCGAATCGGCTCGATCGCCCTGGTCGCCGACGGCCTCCACGCACGCACCGACGGATTCACCTCACTGGCCGTGCTTTTCGGCGCCGGAGGCGTCGCGCTGGGCTTCCCCCTCGCCGACCCCATCATCGGGCTGCTCATCACCGCCGCAATCCTCGCCGTCCTGCGCACCGCCGTCCGAGACGTGTTCCGCCGCCTCATGGACGGCGTCGACCCCACCCTCGTAGACGCCGCCGAAGCCGCGTTAGCAGCAGAACCGGGAGTCACCGCCGTCCGCACAATCAAGATGCGTTGGCTCGGGCACCGCCTGCACGCCGACGCGGAACTCGACATCGACCCGGCCACGAGCCTGGCTGACGCCCACCGCATCGCCCACGGGGCCGAACACACCCTCACTCACGCGCTGCCCAAGCTGTCTAGCGCTCTCGTACACGCCTACCCCGCCGCCCCGTAG
- a CDS encoding ArsR/SmtB family transcription factor, with translation MNADSDGVCRRALPRDQVDLVVEVFRMLADTTRVQILWALVDREMSVNDLAEHVGKPAASVSQHLAKLRMARLVRTRREGTTVFYSLDNDHIGQLVTDAVFNAEHAGPGVPGHHRSAEELRSLHSDNNTESRTAPGSAMTRRKGRRE, from the coding sequence ATGAATGCAGACAGCGACGGCGTGTGCCGGCGGGCGCTGCCCCGCGATCAGGTGGACCTGGTGGTCGAGGTCTTCCGGATGCTGGCAGACACCACCCGAGTGCAGATCCTGTGGGCACTGGTCGACCGGGAGATGTCGGTCAACGACCTCGCCGAGCACGTCGGCAAGCCCGCCGCTTCCGTCTCACAGCATCTGGCGAAGCTGCGGATGGCGCGACTGGTTCGCACTCGCCGTGAGGGCACGACGGTCTTCTACAGCTTGGACAACGATCACATCGGACAGCTGGTCACCGACGCGGTGTTCAACGCCGAACACGCCGGCCCGGGAGTGCCGGGCCACCACCGCAGCGCCGAGGAACTACGAAGCCTGCACTCGGACAACAACACCGAATCGCGCACGGCTCCCGGCTCGGCGATGACACGACGGAAAGGACGCCGCGAATGA
- a CDS encoding sensor histidine kinase encodes MKWRLMAAFMAVTCLVVVVHDVPLGNYLQRVEHERIVTALERDAFLLAGRSEETLEAAATPDPRVVADVHRYRQASGARVVVVNAAGDAVVTSDDDQSAAGGSYRSRPEIETALSGDIATGQRHSVSLGTDLLYVAVPVVSGDRVLGAVRLTYPTQVIADKVRGQIRMLWLIAGITVLLAGVVAFVLAGTVTRRLQQLRRTTELLADGRLDARTSQRGGAPEIRSLARSVNQMADRIEDQLRQQRAFAGDASHQLRTPLTALRVRLDNAADLVEADPEATRETVAAAQNEALRLQQIVDHLLVLSRADDAAIPRQEIDLAALARARVEQWQALAEESGVHIVVTAPGTALVLAVPGATEQIIDNLIDNALAVAPPDTTIELTVAAAVGSDAVDLHVRDEGPGMSAQDCARAFDRFWRGSTDTAGSGLGLAIVARLAQASGATADLTPRPHTRTRSGLDAHVRFESSAHS; translated from the coding sequence GTGAAGTGGCGGCTGATGGCCGCATTCATGGCCGTCACCTGCCTGGTCGTGGTGGTCCACGACGTCCCGCTGGGCAACTACCTGCAGCGGGTCGAGCACGAGCGCATCGTGACGGCGCTGGAACGCGATGCGTTTCTGCTCGCGGGTCGCAGCGAGGAAACGCTCGAAGCGGCCGCGACACCGGATCCGCGCGTCGTAGCCGATGTACACCGATACCGGCAAGCCAGCGGAGCGCGGGTGGTCGTGGTCAACGCCGCCGGCGACGCCGTCGTGACCTCAGACGACGATCAGTCCGCCGCCGGCGGCTCCTACCGGTCGCGCCCGGAGATCGAGACGGCGCTGTCGGGCGACATCGCCACCGGACAACGTCATTCGGTCAGCCTGGGCACCGACCTGCTCTATGTCGCGGTGCCAGTCGTCAGCGGTGACCGGGTGCTGGGGGCGGTGCGTCTGACCTATCCGACGCAGGTCATCGCCGACAAGGTGCGCGGGCAGATACGCATGCTGTGGCTGATCGCCGGCATCACGGTGCTGCTGGCGGGTGTGGTGGCGTTCGTCCTCGCCGGCACGGTCACGCGCCGGCTGCAGCAACTGCGCCGCACGACCGAACTGCTTGCCGACGGACGGCTCGACGCGCGAACCTCACAACGAGGCGGGGCCCCCGAAATCCGCAGCCTGGCAAGGTCGGTAAACCAAATGGCCGATCGGATCGAAGATCAGCTTCGCCAGCAGCGCGCATTCGCCGGCGACGCCTCTCACCAGCTGCGCACACCGTTGACTGCGCTGCGCGTGCGATTAGACAACGCCGCCGACCTCGTCGAGGCCGACCCCGAAGCCACGCGTGAGACCGTCGCGGCAGCCCAGAACGAGGCATTGCGCCTCCAGCAGATCGTCGATCACCTGCTGGTACTCAGTCGCGCCGACGACGCGGCGATCCCGCGGCAGGAGATCGACCTCGCCGCCCTTGCCCGCGCGCGCGTCGAACAATGGCAGGCGCTGGCCGAGGAATCGGGGGTACACATCGTCGTGACGGCTCCAGGAACGGCCCTCGTGTTGGCTGTGCCCGGAGCCACCGAGCAGATCATCGACAATCTCATCGACAACGCCCTGGCGGTCGCCCCGCCCGACACCACCATCGAGCTGACCGTCGCAGCGGCTGTCGGTAGCGATGCCGTGGATCTGCACGTACGGGATGAGGGTCCCGGCATGTCTGCACAGGACTGCGCTCGAGCCTTCGACCGCTTCTGGCGGGGATCTACAGACACCGCCGGCAGCGGACTGGGCCTGGCCATCGTCGCCCGGCTCGCCCAAGCCAGTGGCGCCACCGCTGATCTGACGCCACGCCCTCACACCAGGACCCGAAGCGGGCTAGACGCGCATGTGCGGTTCGAGTCGTCCGCCCACTCGTAA
- a CDS encoding response regulator transcription factor yields the protein MQVLVIEDDESVAAGLCDGLRRAGFDARRVATGAEALATMAASGPQFVLLDLGLPDMDGTDVCRALRARSQVPIIVVSARGDEIDRVVALEMGADDYVVKPFGMHELVARIRAVIRRTGGPDGHPGQPATTRSIGPLTIDRRTQRVHLGGREVHLTPKEFDLLYYLSEDPGAVYRRSEILHQVWGASWYGTSKTVDAHVAAIRKKLGDPRWIEAVRGVGFRIGISS from the coding sequence GTGCAGGTGCTCGTGATCGAAGACGACGAATCGGTGGCTGCCGGGCTGTGTGACGGCCTTCGCAGAGCCGGCTTCGACGCGCGCCGCGTGGCCACGGGGGCCGAAGCGCTGGCGACCATGGCCGCGTCCGGTCCGCAATTCGTGTTGCTGGATCTGGGGTTGCCCGACATGGACGGCACCGACGTGTGCCGCGCCCTTCGGGCCCGCTCACAGGTACCGATCATCGTGGTCAGTGCCCGCGGCGACGAGATCGACCGAGTCGTGGCGCTGGAGATGGGCGCCGACGACTATGTGGTCAAACCGTTCGGCATGCACGAGCTAGTGGCACGTATCCGGGCCGTCATCCGCCGTACCGGCGGGCCGGACGGTCACCCCGGCCAGCCGGCGACCACCCGCTCGATCGGCCCCCTGACTATCGACCGGCGCACCCAGCGTGTGCATCTGGGCGGGCGGGAGGTGCACCTGACACCAAAGGAGTTCGACCTCCTTTATTACCTCAGTGAGGATCCCGGCGCGGTTTACCGGCGATCGGAGATCCTGCATCAGGTGTGGGGCGCCAGTTGGTACGGCACCTCCAAGACCGTCGACGCGCACGTGGCCGCCATCCGCAAGAAGCTCGGCGACCCGCGGTGGATCGAGGCGGTTCGCGGCGTGGGCTTCCGCATCGGGATCTCGTCGTGA
- a CDS encoding FAD:protein FMN transferase gives MDSVLAERRPAMGGTASITLVGGPPQLLDECFALLGELERAWSRFREDSDVSRLNWSQGRPVRVRACTARLVTELINAWAVTNGDFDPTALPQLLAGGYATSLVDPSRRTVLPKTGAWPGDVTGIDIVNRDIRLPLGTTLDPGGLGKGLAADMIVEFAMDRGADGVLAEIGGDVAVAGVAPHAAAWTIGIQDPYTRGELVSVVRLARGAVATSSRLVRVWDGADGLLHHLIDPATGASALTPTLTSTVIAGSGARAEALAKLAFVREANPLLEWLPRISAAAMIIAADQPRKRTANWGDFA, from the coding sequence GTGGACTCGGTGCTCGCCGAACGGCGCCCGGCGATGGGCGGCACCGCGTCGATCACCCTGGTCGGTGGACCGCCGCAGCTTCTTGATGAGTGCTTCGCGCTACTGGGTGAGCTCGAGCGGGCGTGGAGCCGATTCCGTGAAGACAGCGACGTGTCGCGGCTGAACTGGTCGCAAGGCCGCCCCGTACGGGTGCGTGCGTGCACAGCACGGCTGGTGACCGAACTGATCAATGCGTGGGCCGTGACGAACGGCGACTTCGACCCGACCGCGCTTCCACAGCTGTTGGCCGGCGGGTATGCCACCAGCCTCGTCGATCCGTCGCGGCGCACCGTTCTGCCCAAGACCGGGGCGTGGCCGGGCGACGTAACCGGCATCGACATAGTGAATCGCGACATCCGCCTTCCGCTAGGGACCACGCTGGACCCCGGCGGCCTGGGTAAAGGGCTGGCGGCCGACATGATCGTCGAGTTCGCGATGGACCGCGGCGCCGACGGCGTGCTCGCCGAGATCGGTGGTGACGTCGCGGTGGCCGGAGTGGCACCCCACGCCGCGGCGTGGACAATCGGCATCCAGGACCCGTACACCCGTGGCGAGCTGGTGAGCGTGGTCCGGCTTGCCCGCGGGGCAGTGGCAACGTCGAGTCGGCTCGTGCGGGTCTGGGACGGTGCCGACGGTCTGCTCCATCACCTGATTGACCCGGCCACCGGCGCTAGCGCGCTCACCCCGACCCTGACCTCTACGGTCATTGCTGGCAGCGGTGCACGCGCCGAGGCTCTGGCGAAGCTGGCGTTTGTGCGTGAGGCGAATCCACTGCTGGAGTGGCTGCCTCGGATCAGTGCTGCCGCGATGATCATCGCCGCCGATCAGCCGCGCAAACGCACGGCGAACTGGGGTGACTTCGCGTGA
- a CDS encoding 2Fe-2S iron-sulfur cluster-binding protein: MTDPHLWWYIARASGLLAWVAMTGSVLWGVLLATRVLRSIDNPAWLQELHRWLGGTALIMTSLHMVSLMLNSWAHFTLAQVLVPLTAAYRPWPVVLGIVAFYLLIAVYGSSLLRSRLPRRFWKALHYVTYAAVVLVSFHAGWSGTDVGAWGYRLVAFTLLGLSVVAVLMRVLTSPAAPPLPAPRRPHASPRRTLTITAIYPLADAVLGIDLSPPDGEELLLWAPGAHISVHLPNGLQRCYSLCGDPADRRRYRIAVQRAPLSRGGSAWLHTNAHFGMRLGISGPDNTFMLEPAEEYLFVAGGIGITPVKAMIEALPPHRGWRLLYVGASRSRMAFTDELQQRWPQRVSIDARDETGARPNLAAFLAHSDAAVYCCGPASMTDALAALLPPARLHIERFKPAAHTARHLRRPIDVTCQRSGAHVHVAEDQSMLEALEHANVSVYSSCREGICGACEVRVLAGQPEHLDSVARNEDKDTVGIIYPCVSRAHSRNLTLDL; the protein is encoded by the coding sequence GTGACCGATCCCCATCTGTGGTGGTATATCGCCCGCGCCAGTGGCCTGCTGGCCTGGGTCGCGATGACCGGCTCGGTGTTGTGGGGCGTGCTGCTGGCCACGCGGGTGCTGCGGTCGATCGACAACCCGGCATGGCTGCAGGAGCTGCATCGCTGGCTGGGCGGCACGGCGCTAATCATGACGAGCCTGCACATGGTCTCGCTGATGCTGAACAGCTGGGCACACTTCACCCTCGCCCAGGTGCTCGTTCCGCTGACAGCGGCCTACCGGCCTTGGCCCGTTGTCCTGGGCATCGTCGCCTTCTACCTACTGATTGCCGTCTACGGGTCCTCGCTGCTGCGATCGCGATTGCCCCGGCGATTTTGGAAGGCGCTGCATTACGTCACCTACGCGGCGGTGGTACTGGTGTCGTTCCACGCCGGCTGGTCCGGCACCGACGTAGGGGCCTGGGGCTATCGGCTGGTGGCCTTCACCTTGTTGGGATTGAGCGTCGTGGCGGTGCTCATGCGGGTGCTGACTTCCCCCGCCGCCCCGCCGCTGCCGGCCCCGCGACGGCCACACGCTTCGCCGCGGCGCACACTAACCATCACCGCGATCTACCCGCTCGCCGACGCCGTCCTCGGCATCGACCTCTCACCGCCCGATGGGGAAGAGTTGCTGCTGTGGGCGCCAGGAGCCCACATCTCGGTGCATCTGCCCAACGGGTTGCAACGGTGCTACTCGCTGTGTGGGGACCCGGCCGACCGGCGCCGATACCGAATCGCCGTGCAACGTGCACCGTTGTCGCGCGGCGGCAGCGCGTGGTTGCACACCAACGCTCATTTCGGCATGCGACTGGGGATCTCCGGTCCCGACAACACCTTCATGCTGGAACCCGCCGAGGAGTACCTGTTCGTTGCCGGCGGAATCGGTATCACCCCGGTCAAGGCGATGATCGAAGCGCTGCCGCCGCATCGGGGATGGCGGCTGCTCTACGTCGGCGCCAGCAGATCCCGCATGGCGTTCACCGACGAACTGCAGCAGCGATGGCCACAGCGGGTCAGCATCGACGCCCGCGACGAAACCGGCGCCCGACCGAACCTCGCGGCCTTCCTGGCCCACAGCGACGCCGCGGTGTACTGCTGCGGACCCGCCTCGATGACCGACGCCCTGGCGGCGCTCTTACCGCCCGCACGCCTGCACATCGAACGGTTCAAACCGGCGGCACACACTGCGCGCCACCTACGCCGCCCAATCGATGTCACCTGCCAACGCAGCGGCGCCCACGTGCACGTCGCCGAAGACCAATCGATGTTAGAAGCGCTCGAACATGCCAACGTATCCGTCTATTCATCGTGCCGCGAAGGAATCTGCGGCGCGTGCGAAGTGCGTGTGCTTGCGGGCCAGCCCGAACACCTGGACTCCGTTGCACGAAATGAGGACAAGGACACGGTAGGCATCATCTACCCATGCGTATCCCGCGCCCACAGCAGAAACCTGACGCTGGATCTATGA